A window of the Polaribacter sp. HaHaR_3_91 genome harbors these coding sequences:
- the purE gene encoding 5-(carboxyamino)imidazole ribonucleotide mutase: MVGIIMGSDSDLPIMQEAIDILESFDIKIEVDIVSAHRTPEKLVEYSKNAHKRGIKVIIAGAGGAAHLPGMVASMSPLPIIGVPVKSRNSIDGWDSVLSILQMPGGVPVATVALDGAKNAGILAAQIIGASDELILNKIIAYKEELKLKVNQASERVRK; the protein is encoded by the coding sequence ATGGTAGGAATAATAATGGGAAGCGATTCTGATCTTCCAATAATGCAAGAAGCAATAGACATTTTAGAGAGTTTTGATATTAAAATAGAAGTAGATATTGTATCTGCTCACAGAACTCCAGAAAAACTGGTTGAATACTCTAAAAATGCACACAAAAGAGGTATTAAAGTAATTATTGCTGGAGCAGGTGGCGCAGCACATTTACCAGGAATGGTAGCCTCTATGAGTCCATTACCTATAATTGGAGTTCCTGTAAAGAGTAGAAACTCTATTGATGGTTGGGATTCTGTTTTATCTATTTTGCAAATGCCAGGTGGCGTACCAGTTGCAACTGTAGCTTTAGATGGTGCAAAAAATGCAGGTATTTTAGCGGCTCAAATTATTGGTGCTTCAGACGAGCTTATTTTAAATAAAATAATCGCCTACAAAGAAGAATTAAAATTAAAAGTAAATCAAGCTTCAGAAAGAGTTAGAAAATAA
- a CDS encoding 5-(carboxyamino)imidazole ribonucleotide synthase — protein MKNYYSSDFKLGVLGGGQLGRMLLAETQKLDIHTSILETNKNAPCAEICNTFVVGDLLDFDAVYNFGKTVDVLTIEIENVNLDALDKLEDEGLTIFPKPKDLRIIQNKARQKNFYVDHEIPTAEFSHFAHSTEIKHSYENNTIDFPFVWKAARFGYDGNGVKIVRNIEDLESLPNVECITEKLIPFKNELAVIVARNAAGAVKTYPVVEMEFHPEANQVEYVICPARINDKVAEKAREIALKVVSDLNFVGLLAVEMFQTVDDKILVNEVAPRPHNSGHYSIEASYTNQFEQHIRSILNLPLGNTDSKVAGIMVNLVGEEGFSGDVIYENIEEILKIDGVTSHIYGKKETRPFRKMGHVTIVNKDIEVARKVAQEVKETIRVISKNN, from the coding sequence GTGAAAAACTATTATTCTTCAGATTTTAAATTAGGCGTTCTTGGTGGAGGTCAATTAGGTAGAATGCTTTTAGCAGAAACTCAAAAATTAGACATTCATACTTCTATTTTAGAAACGAATAAAAACGCACCTTGTGCAGAAATCTGTAACACGTTTGTGGTTGGAGATTTATTAGATTTTGATGCTGTTTACAACTTTGGTAAAACCGTAGATGTTTTAACTATCGAAATTGAAAATGTAAACTTAGATGCTTTAGACAAACTAGAGGATGAAGGTTTAACCATTTTTCCGAAACCGAAAGATTTACGCATTATTCAAAATAAAGCAAGACAAAAGAATTTTTATGTAGATCATGAGATTCCTACTGCAGAATTTTCTCATTTTGCGCACTCCACAGAGATTAAACATTCCTATGAAAATAATACGATAGATTTTCCTTTTGTTTGGAAAGCGGCTCGTTTTGGTTATGATGGTAATGGTGTTAAAATTGTTAGAAATATAGAAGATTTAGAATCTTTACCAAATGTTGAATGTATTACTGAAAAACTGATTCCGTTTAAAAATGAACTGGCAGTAATTGTAGCTAGAAACGCTGCTGGTGCAGTAAAAACCTACCCAGTAGTAGAAATGGAATTTCACCCAGAAGCAAACCAGGTAGAATATGTAATTTGCCCTGCAAGAATAAATGATAAAGTAGCAGAAAAAGCGAGAGAAATAGCTTTAAAAGTAGTAAGCGATTTAAATTTTGTTGGTTTATTGGCTGTAGAAATGTTTCAAACCGTAGATGACAAAATCTTAGTAAATGAAGTAGCACCAAGACCTCACAATTCTGGGCATTATTCTATAGAAGCGAGTTATACCAATCAATTTGAACAACACATACGCTCAATATTAAATCTTCCGTTAGGAAATACAGATAGTAAAGTTGCCGGAATTATGGTAAACTTGGTTGGTGAAGAAGGTTTTTCTGGTGATGTAATTTATGAAAACATAGAAGAAATCTTAAAGATTGATGGTGTTACGTCACATATCTACGGAAAAAAAGAAACACGTCCTTTTAGAAAAATGGGACATGTTACTATTGTAAATAAAGATATTGAAGTTGCTAGAAAAGTAGCACAAGAGGTAAAAGAAACGATTAGAGTTATTAGTAAAAATAATTAA